Proteins co-encoded in one Sandaracinaceae bacterium genomic window:
- a CDS encoding PilZ domain-containing protein: protein MERRANERYRVWFPLTVVTDEGQEGTAISYDVSASGLLMACPGSLQVDDVVTLRFKLASDDQDERNVQAKIIRVEATTDPEGPWRYRMAVEFLTPQPDLEGLLEGQVED from the coding sequence ATGGAACGCCGCGCGAACGAGCGCTACCGCGTGTGGTTTCCCCTCACCGTCGTGACCGACGAAGGGCAAGAGGGGACGGCCATCAGCTACGACGTCAGCGCGTCCGGCTTGCTCATGGCCTGCCCGGGGAGCCTGCAGGTCGACGACGTCGTGACCTTGCGCTTCAAGCTGGCGTCCGACGACCAAGACGAGCGCAACGTCCAGGCCAAGATCATCCGGGTCGAGGCGACGACGGACCCCGAGGGCCCGTGGCGCTATCGGATGGCGGTGGAGTTCCTCACCCCTCAGCCCGACCTCGAGGGGCTGCTCGAAGGTCAGGTCGAGGATTGA
- a CDS encoding HEAT repeat domain-containing protein, with the protein MRWVARLVLVVLALSSLGFEWEGRLTRLRRELTDPDPARRREVVQLLSSYPAAEVREPLLAALEDEDAGVRAEAAEAVGRVRMNEAVPRLLDWLDDPDADVRAAAARALGQIGADGTVPQLVRVLGDAHGEVRRAGVEALAAVGGDEVVVPLLGRLDDVDGRVRTLAAQLLGNMGDLRAVVPLVGRARDDAPEVRAAVYSALGDLGDDRAVPALVQGLRDDAPEPRLAAVGALGRLGSEEAVRPLVALMTSPDPRLPRAVTAALGQIGGELARSSLVEALQGPRTRAMAAQTLVERARRSARTGGDEESDQITLALAAALDQADEPGHATQIARTLLEVSSFHSIEPAAPALLAALREGRGEPPAALRALGATGSPDALVPLLERLRAEEVHIRLAVLEALRRYFEKAEPDGRAADPLLAVLGHVTEPERQPVIGLLGRVGARRSLPTLRTLLSHRDPELRLAAVRAIGDIGDPDGAPALLALLDDTDGRLRFEAARAAGAAASAEVVRDLLARLRRREPTDRHAALMALARALPRLAEADALPADSADAARSLLLELAAGDDLGLAARALDVLVAWHPSDAAAPLAALLERAGPRRSLMVTRAIGALDHDAARAALRGLLEQPSTTLQTQAASVMGEHGTAEEAQLLLERGADLPWPASAAAAFALARLARRGVLQEAGLEDAAHAGLCRLGASHDPFVRANVATALAALAAPPCASGPHPLGWLERRHAGVVRAAAARWARAAADAGHVPRATVAEALERCASEPLAPEVAEVCASPALPPMNTEADVYAYAPDGERVLGSHLLALRLSDGSVWVTRSDPNGHLRLSNAPAGGLALEDPAATPLEP; encoded by the coding sequence GTGCGTTGGGTGGCTCGGCTGGTGTTGGTGGTGTTGGCGCTCTCCTCGCTCGGGTTCGAGTGGGAGGGGCGGCTGACGCGGCTGCGGCGGGAGCTGACGGACCCCGATCCGGCGCGGCGACGCGAGGTGGTGCAGCTGCTGTCGAGCTATCCGGCGGCGGAGGTCCGGGAGCCGCTGCTGGCCGCGCTCGAGGACGAAGACGCGGGCGTGCGCGCGGAGGCGGCCGAGGCGGTGGGCCGGGTGCGCATGAACGAGGCGGTGCCGCGGCTGCTCGACTGGCTGGACGACCCGGACGCGGACGTGAGAGCCGCGGCCGCGCGCGCGCTCGGACAGATCGGCGCCGACGGGACGGTGCCGCAGCTGGTCCGGGTGCTCGGCGACGCGCACGGGGAGGTCCGCCGCGCGGGGGTCGAGGCGCTGGCCGCGGTCGGCGGCGACGAGGTGGTGGTGCCGCTCCTCGGGCGGCTCGACGACGTGGACGGACGGGTGCGCACGCTCGCGGCCCAGCTGCTCGGCAACATGGGGGATCTCCGCGCGGTGGTGCCGCTGGTGGGGCGCGCCCGGGACGACGCGCCGGAGGTGCGCGCCGCGGTCTACTCCGCGCTGGGGGATCTGGGCGACGACCGCGCGGTGCCCGCGCTCGTGCAAGGGCTCCGTGACGACGCGCCAGAGCCGAGGCTCGCGGCGGTCGGCGCGCTGGGACGGCTCGGCTCGGAGGAGGCGGTGCGGCCGCTGGTCGCGCTGATGACGTCGCCCGACCCGAGGCTCCCGCGCGCGGTGACGGCGGCGCTCGGGCAGATCGGCGGGGAGCTGGCGCGCAGCTCGCTGGTCGAGGCACTCCAGGGGCCGCGCACGCGCGCGATGGCCGCGCAGACGCTGGTGGAGCGCGCGCGGCGCAGCGCTCGGACGGGGGGCGACGAGGAGTCGGACCAGATCACGCTCGCGCTCGCGGCGGCGCTCGACCAGGCGGACGAGCCGGGACACGCGACGCAGATCGCGCGCACGCTGCTCGAGGTCTCGAGCTTCCACTCGATCGAGCCGGCGGCCCCCGCGCTCCTCGCCGCGCTCCGCGAAGGACGCGGCGAGCCCCCGGCCGCGCTGCGCGCGCTCGGCGCGACGGGCTCCCCGGACGCCCTGGTGCCGCTGCTCGAGCGCCTGCGCGCCGAGGAGGTGCACATCCGCCTCGCCGTGCTCGAGGCGCTGCGCCGCTACTTCGAGAAGGCGGAGCCCGACGGCCGCGCCGCCGACCCGCTCCTCGCGGTGCTGGGGCACGTGACGGAGCCGGAGCGACAGCCGGTGATCGGGCTGCTCGGCCGGGTGGGCGCGAGGCGCTCGCTGCCGACCCTCCGCACCCTGCTGTCGCACCGAGACCCCGAGCTGCGCCTGGCCGCGGTGCGCGCGATCGGCGACATCGGGGATCCGGACGGCGCGCCCGCGCTGCTCGCGCTCCTCGACGACACGGACGGGCGGCTGCGCTTCGAGGCGGCGCGGGCGGCGGGCGCGGCGGCGTCGGCCGAGGTGGTGCGCGACCTGCTGGCGCGCCTGCGGCGCCGCGAGCCCACCGACCGCCACGCCGCGCTGATGGCGCTGGCGCGCGCGCTCCCACGCCTCGCCGAGGCCGACGCGCTCCCCGCCGACAGCGCCGACGCGGCGCGCTCGCTCCTGCTCGAGCTGGCCGCGGGCGACGATCTCGGGCTCGCGGCCCGCGCGCTCGACGTGCTCGTCGCGTGGCACCCCAGCGACGCGGCCGCGCCGCTCGCGGCGCTGCTCGAGCGCGCGGGGCCCCGCCGCAGCCTGATGGTGACGCGCGCCATCGGGGCGCTGGATCACGACGCGGCCCGGGCCGCGCTCCGCGGCCTCCTGGAGCAGCCGAGCACCACGCTGCAGACGCAGGCCGCGTCGGTGATGGGGGAGCACGGCACGGCCGAAGAGGCGCAGCTCCTGCTCGAGCGCGGCGCGGATCTCCCTTGGCCCGCGTCCGCGGCCGCCGCGTTCGCGCTCGCGCGCCTGGCCCGCCGCGGCGTGCTCCAGGAGGCGGGGCTGGAAGACGCCGCGCACGCGGGGCTCTGTCGACTCGGCGCGAGCCACGACCCGTTCGTCCGCGCCAACGTCGCGACCGCGCTCGCGGCGCTCGCGGCTCCGCCCTGCGCCTCGGGCCCGCACCCGCTCGGCTGGCTGGAGCGGCGCCACGCAGGCGTGGTCCGCGCCGCGGCCGCGCGCTGGGCGAGGGCGGCGGCCGACGCAGGTCACGTCCCGAGGGCCACCGTCGCCGAGGCGCTCGAGCGCTGCGCCTCCGAGCCGCTCGCCCCCGAGGTCGCCGAGGTGTGCGCGAGCCCGGCGCTCCCGCCCATGAACACCGAGGCGGACGTGTACGCCTACGCCCCCGACGGGGAGCGGGTCCTCGGCTCCCACCTCCTCGCGCTCCGTCTCTCGGACGGGAGCGTCTGGGTGACCCGCAGCGATCCGAACGGCCACCTCCGCCTCTCGAACGCCCCCGCGGGCGGGCTCGCGCTCGAGGACCCGGCGGCGACCCCCCTCGAGCCCTGA
- a CDS encoding alpha/beta hydrolase, which yields MARSVGVRANGLRFHVLEEGEGERLALCLHGFPELSRSWRHQLPALAKLGYRAWAPDLRGYGQTDRPPRTRDYAIEHLVDDVVGLIDAAGVEKATLIGHDWGGFIAWHVASRHPERLERLAILNIPHPVPFQRAVRRGPQLLRSWYVLTFQIPGLAERLLSADDHHRVAAAFTSMAVDPSRFTDADLDAYREAAAQPGALRAMLSYYRAYLTGGGMRRQNALGFPRIDVPTLILWGEQDTALGRECLIGTRELVPDLTIRYLPNASHWVQQEAPEEVNALLSRWLQDEPVPHSWEL from the coding sequence ATGGCGCGGAGCGTTGGGGTGCGGGCGAACGGCCTGCGGTTTCATGTGCTCGAGGAGGGGGAGGGCGAGCGGCTCGCGCTGTGTCTGCACGGGTTCCCCGAGCTGTCCCGGTCCTGGCGCCATCAGCTGCCCGCGCTGGCGAAGCTCGGGTACCGGGCCTGGGCGCCGGATCTACGCGGCTACGGGCAGACGGACCGGCCCCCTCGCACACGGGACTACGCGATCGAGCACCTCGTCGACGACGTGGTCGGGCTCATCGACGCGGCCGGGGTCGAGAAGGCGACGCTCATCGGGCACGACTGGGGCGGGTTCATCGCCTGGCACGTCGCGTCGCGTCACCCCGAGCGGCTGGAGCGCCTCGCGATCCTGAACATCCCGCATCCCGTCCCGTTCCAGCGCGCGGTCCGACGCGGGCCGCAGCTCCTCCGCAGCTGGTACGTGCTGACGTTCCAGATCCCCGGGCTCGCCGAGCGGCTCCTCTCGGCCGATGACCACCACCGCGTCGCGGCCGCGTTCACCAGCATGGCCGTCGACCCGAGCCGCTTCACCGACGCCGACCTCGACGCCTACCGCGAGGCCGCGGCCCAGCCGGGCGCGCTCCGGGCGATGCTCTCCTACTACCGCGCCTACCTCACGGGCGGCGGCATGCGGCGCCAGAACGCGCTCGGCTTCCCGCGCATCGACGTGCCCACGCTCATCCTCTGGGGCGAGCAGGACACCGCGCTCGGCCGCGAGTGCCTGATCGGGACCCGCGAGCTCGTCCCGGACCTCACGATCCGCTACCTGCCCAACGCCTCGCACTGGGTGCAGCAGGAGGCGCCCGAGGAGGTCAACGCGCTGCTGTCACGCTGGCTCCAGGACGAGCCCGTGCCGCACAGCTGGGAGCTCTGA
- a CDS encoding TlpA disulfide reductase family protein: MTRRLSFAAPLAVLLLALAIPAAARPDNPPGGRRVGPLTIGQAPPPLSLERISGSGGLTLDALRGNVVVLDFWATWCGPCRAVMPILDDMHRRDERRGLTVVGMSPEPEPAIRRHLHAQPVGYTIARDQGGTMRAYGIRGIPTLVVLGRDGQVAEVMVGVDRASMARVDALVQRLLAQPAP, translated from the coding sequence GTGACCCGTCGTCTGTCTTTCGCCGCGCCGCTCGCGGTCCTCCTGCTCGCGCTCGCGATCCCGGCCGCCGCGCGACCCGACAACCCGCCCGGCGGGCGCCGCGTCGGTCCCCTGACCATCGGGCAGGCGCCCCCGCCGCTCAGCCTCGAGCGCATCAGCGGCAGCGGCGGGCTCACCCTCGACGCCCTGCGCGGCAACGTCGTCGTGCTCGACTTCTGGGCCACGTGGTGCGGCCCCTGCCGCGCGGTCATGCCCATCCTCGACGACATGCACCGACGCGACGAGCGCCGCGGCCTCACCGTGGTCGGCATGTCGCCCGAGCCGGAGCCCGCCATCCGCCGCCACCTCCACGCGCAGCCGGTCGGCTACACCATCGCGCGCGATCAGGGCGGCACCATGCGCGCCTACGGCATCCGCGGCATCCCGACCCTGGTCGTGCTCGGGCGCGACGGTCAGGTGGCCGAGGTGATGGTCGGCGTCGACCGGGCGAGCATGGCGCGCGTCGACGCGCTCGTGCAGCGCCTCCTCGCGCAGCCCGCGCCCTGA
- a CDS encoding FHA domain-containing protein yields MSPAPISIDDALTLAREGTEKAFCDRLGFGALVGTPPVSEEERSWSYHTVALRGTFSRAAPGIDLKTSWVYPLTKVQPRFAGTLLVGRAQSNDVCIDHESISKLHARIRMDGDAMHISDAGSKNGIELDYTPLKGERELKDGAMVRLGHYTFQFHRPASLYRMLKAV; encoded by the coding sequence GTGTCACCCGCCCCGATCTCGATCGACGACGCGCTCACGCTGGCGCGCGAAGGTACGGAGAAGGCGTTCTGCGACCGGCTCGGCTTCGGCGCCCTGGTGGGCACGCCGCCGGTGTCGGAGGAGGAGCGCAGCTGGTCGTATCACACGGTCGCGCTCCGCGGGACGTTCTCACGGGCGGCGCCGGGGATCGATCTCAAGACCTCCTGGGTCTACCCCCTGACGAAGGTGCAGCCGCGCTTCGCCGGCACCCTCCTCGTCGGGCGCGCACAGAGCAACGACGTGTGCATCGACCACGAGAGCATCTCCAAGCTGCACGCGCGCATCCGGATGGACGGCGACGCGATGCACATCAGCGACGCGGGCTCCAAGAACGGCATCGAGCTGGACTACACGCCGCTGAAGGGCGAGCGGGAGCTGAAGGACGGCGCGATGGTCCGCCTCGGCCACTACACCTTCCAGTTCCACCGGCCCGCGTCGCTCTACCGGATGCTGAAGGCCGTCTAG
- a CDS encoding BMP family ABC transporter substrate-binding protein, with protein sequence MSKRASGVLLSALLGLAGCSLILDPQLSDTGETAFGGTCADGFECESGVCRDGRCTQACASDAPCPENAACGAQGFCELLSPPPRSPLQVGMLYVGPVGDHGWTKAHDDSRIHFLERIDGASAMFAPSVSTVDAPARIEEFVARGDNVIIATSFDFLVPVQNAALRHPDVNFLLCSGFVNGPNLGSYFGRMYQVMYQAGQLAGRTTQLDRIGIVGPIVIPETVRHINAFTRGVRSVNPDAEVVVRWVFAWFDPEEEAAAANELIDAGVDIVFAHTDTTIAIETANARSTVERPLFTIGYDNPDSCSFAEETCIASAYWNWGPLVTRLLQEMEAGTWRPDLQPWEQMRADPSHSTVYLDVSDRNVPSAVRVEIEGLVADLSADTDRARYLPFLGPVVDNTGAARIADGATPTDEDLLQMCWFVDGVVDLEGRPAVVPSGCVGVR encoded by the coding sequence ATGAGCAAGCGCGCGTCGGGGGTGCTGCTGTCCGCCCTGCTCGGGCTGGCGGGCTGCTCCCTCATCCTCGATCCTCAGCTCAGCGACACCGGGGAGACCGCCTTCGGCGGGACCTGCGCCGACGGCTTCGAGTGCGAGAGCGGCGTCTGTCGCGATGGGCGCTGCACCCAGGCCTGCGCCAGCGACGCCCCTTGCCCCGAGAACGCGGCATGCGGCGCGCAGGGGTTCTGTGAGCTGCTGTCGCCCCCGCCGCGCTCGCCCCTGCAAGTCGGTATGCTGTATGTCGGCCCCGTCGGGGACCACGGCTGGACCAAGGCCCACGACGACAGCCGCATCCACTTCCTCGAGCGGATCGACGGCGCCTCGGCGATGTTCGCGCCCTCGGTGTCCACGGTCGACGCGCCCGCCCGCATCGAGGAGTTCGTGGCGCGCGGGGACAACGTCATCATCGCGACGAGCTTCGACTTCCTCGTCCCCGTCCAGAACGCGGCGCTCCGTCACCCCGACGTGAACTTCCTGCTCTGCTCGGGGTTCGTGAACGGACCGAACCTCGGCTCCTACTTCGGCCGCATGTACCAGGTCATGTACCAGGCCGGGCAGCTCGCGGGCCGCACCACCCAGCTCGATCGCATCGGCATCGTCGGCCCGATCGTCATCCCCGAGACGGTGCGGCACATCAACGCCTTCACGCGCGGCGTCCGGTCCGTGAACCCCGACGCCGAGGTGGTCGTGCGCTGGGTCTTCGCCTGGTTCGATCCCGAGGAGGAGGCCGCGGCCGCGAACGAGCTCATCGACGCGGGCGTCGACATCGTGTTCGCCCACACCGACACGACCATCGCCATCGAGACCGCCAACGCGCGAAGCACGGTCGAGAGGCCGCTGTTCACCATCGGCTACGACAACCCGGACAGCTGCTCCTTCGCCGAGGAGACCTGCATCGCGAGCGCGTACTGGAACTGGGGCCCCCTCGTGACCCGCCTCCTCCAGGAGATGGAGGCGGGGACCTGGCGGCCGGATCTCCAGCCCTGGGAGCAGATGCGCGCCGACCCGAGCCACAGCACGGTCTACCTCGACGTGAGCGACCGCAATGTTCCTTCCGCGGTTCGGGTCGAGATCGAGGGGCTCGTCGCGGACCTCTCGGCCGACACGGATCGCGCGCGCTACCTGCCCTTCCTCGGGCCCGTCGTGGACAACACGGGTGCGGCGCGGATCGCCGACGGAGCGACGCCGACGGACGAGGATCTCTTGCAGATGTGCTGGTTCGTCGACGGCGTCGTCGACCTCGAGGGCCGTCCGGCCGTGGTTCCGAGCGGCTGCGTGGGGGTTCGATGA
- a CDS encoding helix-turn-helix domain-containing protein has protein sequence MSGRKAAVEETRARILEATYLLWLELPYDALTVAAVARRAEVTRQTVIRHFGSKEALILAAAAWQQPREEAARRVEPGDVRGAVTRLVERYDLSGDANVRLLELEGRSPTVAEMLRRGRKSHRRWLAETFAPQLEGLARRDKRLTVDALYAATDVMNWKLLRRDFGRSSADTEAVLLRLVEGALVSEKGDAR, from the coding sequence ATGTCCGGCCGAAAGGCCGCGGTCGAGGAGACGCGCGCGCGCATCCTGGAGGCGACCTACCTCCTCTGGCTGGAGCTTCCCTACGACGCCCTCACCGTCGCCGCGGTCGCGCGACGCGCGGAGGTGACCCGGCAGACCGTCATCCGTCACTTCGGCTCGAAGGAGGCGCTCATCCTCGCCGCGGCCGCCTGGCAGCAGCCGCGCGAGGAGGCCGCCCGCCGCGTCGAGCCCGGAGACGTGCGCGGCGCCGTGACGCGCCTGGTTGAGCGCTACGACCTCAGCGGTGACGCCAACGTGCGCCTGCTCGAGCTGGAGGGGCGCTCCCCCACGGTGGCCGAGATGCTGCGTCGCGGCCGCAAGAGCCACCGACGGTGGCTGGCCGAGACCTTCGCGCCGCAGCTCGAGGGGCTCGCGCGCCGGGACAAGCGACTCACGGTCGACGCGCTCTACGCGGCGACCGACGTGATGAACTGGAAACTTCTGCGGCGGGACTTCGGTCGCTCCTCGGCGGACACGGAGGCGGTGCTCCTCCGGCTGGTCGAAGGGGCGCTGGTCTCCGAGAAAGGCGATGCACGATGA
- a CDS encoding glycosyltransferase, producing the protein MTDFLMPMWEGGGTVPPQLGVARRLIARGHRVHVLGDPTLEARAREVGCGFTPWREAPHRTTMRAEDDLFRDWEKKSPIASLKNVRDVFMLAPAAGYAADTQRAIEATGPDVLIPDAMLLGALIAGEASGLPMAPLLPSIWMFPAPGAPAIGPGFLPARGPLGRLRDRAMLGLATRLFDGGLPRLNAIRAEHGLSPLAHLFDQVLQSDRVLVLTSPSFDFSSAFVPDHVRYVGPVLDDPQWVEPWSSPFDEHDDRPLVLVGFSSTFQDQVPLLRRVVEALAALPVRAVLTLGEMLDPTDVRGTDNVHVCRSAPHSQLLPEAALVVTHCGHGTSIKALAAGLPAVCIPMGRDQNDNAARIVHLGAGVRLAPSASARKIRAAVRRVLAEPRFRAAAARVATTLADEATRLDPVRELEALVDGHAARRELRA; encoded by the coding sequence ATGACGGACTTCCTCATGCCCATGTGGGAGGGCGGCGGCACGGTGCCGCCCCAGCTCGGCGTGGCGCGCAGGCTCATCGCGCGCGGACACCGCGTCCACGTGCTCGGCGATCCCACCCTCGAGGCCCGCGCGCGGGAGGTCGGCTGCGGCTTCACCCCGTGGCGCGAGGCGCCGCACCGGACGACGATGCGCGCCGAGGACGACCTCTTCCGCGACTGGGAGAAGAAGAGCCCCATCGCGTCGCTGAAGAACGTGCGCGACGTGTTCATGCTGGCCCCGGCGGCGGGCTACGCCGCGGACACCCAGCGCGCGATCGAGGCCACCGGCCCGGACGTGCTCATCCCGGACGCGATGCTCCTCGGGGCCCTGATCGCGGGAGAGGCCTCGGGGCTCCCCATGGCCCCCTTGTTGCCGAGCATCTGGATGTTCCCCGCGCCGGGCGCGCCCGCGATCGGGCCCGGCTTCCTGCCCGCCCGGGGGCCGCTCGGTCGACTGCGGGATCGCGCGATGCTCGGGCTCGCCACGCGGCTCTTCGACGGGGGGCTGCCGCGCCTCAACGCGATCCGCGCCGAGCACGGCCTGTCGCCGCTCGCGCATCTCTTCGATCAGGTCCTGCAGAGCGATCGCGTGCTGGTGCTCACGAGCCCGTCGTTCGACTTCAGCTCCGCCTTCGTCCCGGATCACGTGCGCTACGTCGGCCCGGTGCTCGATGATCCCCAGTGGGTGGAGCCCTGGTCTTCGCCGTTCGACGAGCACGACGACCGACCCCTCGTGCTCGTCGGGTTCAGCTCGACCTTCCAGGACCAGGTCCCCTTGCTGCGACGTGTGGTGGAGGCGCTGGCGGCGCTCCCCGTGCGCGCGGTCCTGACGCTCGGCGAGATGCTCGACCCCACCGACGTGCGAGGGACCGACAACGTGCACGTCTGTCGCTCCGCCCCGCACTCGCAGCTCCTCCCCGAGGCGGCTCTCGTGGTCACGCACTGCGGGCACGGCACCAGCATCAAGGCGCTCGCGGCGGGGCTGCCCGCGGTGTGCATCCCCATGGGGCGCGACCAGAACGACAACGCCGCGCGCATCGTTCACCTCGGGGCCGGGGTCCGGCTCGCGCCGAGCGCCAGCGCGCGGAAGATCCGGGCGGCGGTGCGACGTGTCCTGGCCGAGCCTCGTTTCCGCGCCGCGGCCGCGCGCGTGGCCACGACCCTCGCCGACGAGGCGACCCGACTCGACCCCGTGCGGGAGCTCGAGGCGCTCGTCGACGGTCACGCGGCGCGCCGAGAGCTCCGCGCTTGA
- a CDS encoding ABC transporter transmembrane domain-containing protein, whose product MSAGSDSLAALDAPPAAPKPPSRGIKRLARLSEVLRPHKGRFALATVALFTGSSVSLVYPQAVRFAVDEGVVEGSLEMLNWIALGLLGLFVVQAGLTWARHYLMSWLGQRAVAELRERVFGRLLTLEPGWFHTRSTGELVGRLAADVAVVEGTVGTDISMALRNAIQLFGGLALLFIENAKLTLVMLAVVPPLAVGVVMIGRKIRERSRAVQDRLGEASARVSEAVGAIETVQAFGREEDEAVRYATGVEAAFEAARRLAIWRGAFMASASFAGFSAIALIVWVGGRAVAAGEMTGGDLAAFMLYTTIVAVALGSLANLWSSLQRAAGATDRLFEVIDAVPEIRSPSDAKALPAGQGEVRFEGVEHRYPTRPDAAVLKKVDLVLRPGETVALVGRSGAGKSTLAKLVPRFFDPTRGRVLLDGLDVREAELEELRRAIATVAQEPTLFSGTLAENIAYGRPEATREEIERAARDAYIDAMVRALPDGYETTVGERGVQLSGGQRQRVALARALLSNPRLLILDEATSHLDAESEAAIQKALDVLLKDRTALVIAHRLSTVRRADRIVVLDQGTIVEEGTHEALMEAGGLYRHLVELQLLDENADGAPRV is encoded by the coding sequence ATGTCCGCCGGATCCGACTCCCTCGCCGCGCTCGACGCGCCCCCGGCCGCGCCGAAGCCCCCCTCGCGCGGGATCAAGCGGCTCGCCCGGCTGAGCGAGGTGCTGCGGCCTCACAAGGGCCGCTTCGCGCTCGCCACCGTCGCCCTCTTCACCGGCTCGAGCGTCTCGCTGGTCTACCCGCAGGCGGTCCGCTTCGCGGTGGACGAGGGCGTGGTCGAGGGCTCGCTCGAGATGCTGAACTGGATCGCGCTCGGGCTGCTGGGGCTCTTCGTCGTGCAGGCGGGGCTCACGTGGGCCCGCCACTACCTGATGAGCTGGCTCGGACAGCGCGCGGTGGCCGAGCTGCGCGAGCGCGTGTTCGGACGGCTGCTGACGCTCGAGCCGGGGTGGTTCCACACCCGCTCCACGGGAGAGCTCGTCGGGCGGCTCGCGGCGGACGTCGCGGTGGTGGAGGGCACGGTCGGCACGGACATCTCGATGGCCCTGCGCAACGCGATCCAGCTCTTCGGCGGGCTCGCGCTGCTCTTCATCGAGAACGCCAAGCTGACGCTCGTGATGCTCGCCGTGGTGCCGCCGCTCGCGGTGGGCGTGGTGATGATCGGCCGCAAGATCCGCGAGCGGAGCCGCGCGGTGCAGGACCGCCTGGGCGAGGCGAGCGCGCGGGTCTCGGAGGCCGTCGGCGCCATCGAGACGGTGCAGGCGTTCGGCCGCGAGGAGGACGAGGCGGTCCGCTACGCGACCGGGGTGGAGGCGGCGTTCGAGGCGGCCCGGCGGCTCGCCATCTGGCGCGGCGCGTTCATGGCGAGCGCGTCGTTCGCGGGCTTCAGCGCGATCGCGCTCATCGTCTGGGTGGGCGGCCGCGCGGTGGCGGCGGGCGAGATGACGGGCGGGGATCTGGCCGCGTTCATGCTCTACACGACGATCGTCGCGGTGGCGCTGGGCAGCCTCGCCAACCTGTGGAGCTCGCTCCAGCGCGCGGCGGGGGCGACCGACCGCCTCTTCGAGGTCATCGACGCCGTGCCGGAGATTCGCTCGCCGAGCGACGCCAAGGCGCTCCCCGCGGGTCAGGGTGAGGTGCGCTTCGAGGGGGTCGAGCATCGCTACCCGACGCGGCCGGACGCGGCGGTGCTGAAGAAGGTCGACCTGGTGCTCCGGCCCGGCGAGACCGTCGCCCTCGTCGGGCGCTCGGGGGCGGGCAAGAGCACGCTCGCGAAGCTGGTGCCGCGCTTCTTCGACCCGACGCGGGGGCGCGTGCTCCTGGATGGGCTGGACGTGCGCGAGGCGGAGCTGGAGGAGCTGCGCCGCGCCATCGCGACGGTGGCCCAGGAGCCGACGCTCTTCAGCGGGACGCTCGCGGAGAACATCGCGTACGGGCGGCCGGAGGCGACGCGGGAGGAGATCGAGCGGGCGGCCAGGGACGCCTACATCGACGCGATGGTGCGCGCGCTGCCCGACGGATACGAGACCACGGTGGGCGAGCGCGGCGTGCAGCTCTCGGGGGGGCAGCGGCAGCGTGTGGCCCTCGCGCGGGCGCTGCTGTCGAACCCGCGGCTGCTCATCCTCGACGAGGCGACGAGCCACCTCGACGCGGAGTCGGAGGCGGCGATCCAGAAGGCGCTCGACGTGCTGCTGAAGGACCGGACCGCGCTGGTGATCGCGCATCGCCTGAGCACCGTGCGGCGCGCAGACCGGATCGTGGTGCTGGATCAGGGGACGATCGTCGAAGAGGGCACGCACGAGGCTTTGATGGAGGCGGGCGGGCTCTATCGTCACCTGGTGGAGCTTCAGCTCTTGGACGAGAATGCCGACGGCGCGCCGCGCGTCTGA